The sequence below is a genomic window from bacterium.
ACCGTCTCATGAGGAAGTCATATCGGCGTGCTTATAACCTTGCTTATCGAATGACGGGGGACCCGCTTGAAGCTGAGGATTTAACTCAGGAAACCTTTTTGCGAGCTTACCGTTTCTTTGATAAGTACAATCGGTGGCTTGCGTTCGAGGCGTGGTTGCGGCAAATTATGCATAACCTTTATGTTGATATGTTGCGACGGAAACCTAAAACTCAAGGATATTCCCTTGACCAACCACTCCCGAATTCGTCCGATGATGACGATGATATGGTTGCAGATTTCCCTGATTCTGGGGCGAATCCGGAGAAACAACTCCTAGCAGTTGAGTTCAGCGCTGATATGCAAGAAGCGCTAAATCGGCTGCCGCATGAATTCCGTGAAGCTGTTGTTTTGTGCGATATCGAAGATATGTCGTATGATGAAATAGCGAGTGCGGTTGGAGTTTCGACGGGTAC
It includes:
- a CDS encoding sigma-70 family RNA polymerase sigma factor, with protein sequence MASIIQDDSNAIQEDQAQATSQMLEGEKQAEFDRLMRKSYRRAYNLAYRMTGDPLEAEDLTQETFLRAYRFFDKYNRWLAFEAWLRQIMHNLYVDMLRRKPKTQGYSLDQPLPNSSDDDDDMVADFPDSGANPEKQLLAVEFSADMQEALNRLPHEFREAVVLCDIEDMSYDEIASAVGVSTGTVRSRIHRGRRLLRKWLSAGNSDEEPKIMA